In Panthera leo isolate Ple1 chromosome F3, P.leo_Ple1_pat1.1, whole genome shotgun sequence, one genomic interval encodes:
- the SYT11 gene encoding synaptotagmin-11 encodes MAEITNIRPSFDVSPVVAGLVGASVLVVCVSVTVFVWTCCHQRAEKKHKTPPYKFIHMLKGISIYPETLSNKKKIIKVRRDKDGPGREGGRGSVLVDAAEAGLLGRDKGPGGPSSGSCMDQLPIKVDYGEELRSPVASLTPGESKTTSPSSPEEDVMLGSLTFSVDYNFPKKALVVTIQEAHGLPVMDEQTQGSDPYIKMTILPDKRHRVKTRVLRKTLDPVFDETFTFYGIPYSQLQDLVLHFLVLSFDRFSRDDVIGEVMVPLAGVDPSTGKAQLTRDITKRNIQKCISRGELQVSLSYQPVAQRMTVVVLKARHLPKMDITGLSGNPYVKVNVYYGRKRIAKKKTHVKKCTLNPVFNESFVYDIPPDLLPDISIEFLVIDFDRTTKNEAVGRLILGAHSITTSGAEHWREVCESPRKPVAKWHSLSEY; translated from the exons ATGGCTGAGATCACCAATATCCGACCTAGCTTTG ATGTGTCGCCAGTGGTGGCCGGCCTCGTCGGGGCGTCCGTGCTTGTGGTGTGCGTCTCGGTGACCGTCTTCGTGTGGACATGCTGCCACCAGCGGGCAGAGAAGAAGCACAAGACCCCCCCCTATAAGTTTATCCACATGCTCAAAGGCATCAGCATATACCCAGAGACCCTCAGCAACaagaagaaaatcatcaaagTGCGGAGAGACAAAGACGGCCCCGGGAGGGAAGGGGGGCGTGGGAGCGTGCTGGTGGACGCGGCAGAGGCTGGCCTGCTGGGCCGAGACAAAGGCCCCGGGGGCCCCAGCTCTGGATCTTGTATGGACCAGCTCCCTATTAAAGTGGACTATGGGGAAGAACTGAGGAGCCCCGTCGCGAGCCTGACCCCTGGGGAGAGCAAAACCACTTCTCCGTCGTCTCCGGAGGAGGACGTCATGCTAGGATCCCTCACCTTCTCGGTGGACTATAACTTCCCGAAAAAAGCGCTGGTGGTGACAATCCAGGAGGCTCACGGGCTGCCGGTGATGGATGAACAGACCCAGGGCTCCGACCCCTACATCAAAATGACCATCCTTCCCGACAAGCGGCATCGGGTGAAGACCAGAGTGCTGCGGAAGACCCTGGACCCCGTGTTTGACGAGACCTTCACCTTCTACGGCATCCCGTACAGCCAGCTGCAAGACCTGGTGCTCCACTTCCTCGTCCTCAGCTTTGACCGCTTCTCCCGGGACGACGTCATCGGGGAGGTCATGGTGCCGCTGGCCGGCGTGGACCCCAGCACGGGCAAGGCACAGCTGACCAGGGACATCACCAAAAGGAACATCCAG AAGTGCATTAGCAGAGGGGAGCTCCAGGTGTCTCTGTCATACCAGCCCGTGGCACAGAGAATGACAGTGGTGGTCCTCAAAGCCCGACACCTGCCGAAAATGGACATCACCGGTCTCTCAGGTA ATCCTTACGTCAAGGTGAACGTCTACTACGGCAGAAAGCGCATCGCCAAGAAGAAAACCCACGTGAAAAAGTGCACTTTGAACCCAGTCTTCAACGAGTCTTTCGTCTACGACATCCCCCCTGACCTGCTGCCTGACATCAGCATCGAGTTTCTGGTCATCGACTTCGACCGCACCACCAAGAACGAGGCGGTGGGGAGGCTGATCCTGGGGGCACACAGCATCACCACCAGCGGGGCGGAGCACTGGAGGGAGGTGTGCGAGAGCCCCCGCAAGCCCGTGGCCAAGTGGCACAGTCTGAGCGAATACTAA